From Schistocerca americana isolate TAMUIC-IGC-003095 chromosome 11, iqSchAmer2.1, whole genome shotgun sequence, the proteins below share one genomic window:
- the LOC124554071 gene encoding zinc finger protein 506-like isoform X3 — protein sequence MDEQVNQQFLEDPLKIVTPSLHIKQDLELKQEDGIEHDCLEDNLGISHPNDFIKEDPELNLEVAASIRNASDSLRFIESAGDSCDISYQEALHQGAVNDKLEIYAEKSTDFSVSHNYTKIQTSQEDSLCGTRLSCSIRGKEFHKFNCSFCLQSFPSKYRLIMHIFIHIDGVQAPAFVCKSCGEVLPSDDCLKEHLRMMEGDQALSATNSEKLECSDDHENNISFECVQKGIVEQTAELPSYEVPRKTFKKSFNDICNTHTVKQAEEKLERCNDCGISCTSDHTHVHTVLSAKGHHKCDVCGKMFTQFCNLKKHNVLHTGERPHECDVCGKAFTEKCNLKQHELIHTGQRPHNCNVCGKSFTQSGSLKNHILKHTGKRPHKCDVCAKSFTHRGSLKRHELIHTGQRPHKCDFCGKSFTQSCHLKNHNVIHTGKRPHKCDVCAKSFTDRGSLKKHELIHTGQTPHKCDVCGKSFTQSGNLKTHVLIHTGRRPHSPMSVGNHLLSRAVS from the exons tgtctTGAAGATAACTTGGGAATCTCTCATCCAAATGATTTTATCAAGGAGGATCCTGAACTAAATTTGGAG GTGGCAGCCTCAATAAGAAATGCATCTGATAGTTTAAG GTTCATTGAAAGTGCTGGTGACAGCTGTGACATTTCATATCAAGAAGCATTACATCAAGGAGCAGTCAATGACAAGCTGGAGATATATGCAGAGAAGTCAACAGATTTCAGTGTGTCTCACAACTATACCAAAATACAGACTTCACAAGAAGACAGCTTATGTGGCACAAGATTAAGTTGTAGCATCAGGGGAAAGGAATTCCATAAGTTTAACTGTAGTTTCTGCCTACAGAGCTTCCCTTCAAAATACAGACTCATAATGCATATCTTCATCCACATTGATGGTGTGCAGGCACCTGCATTTGTGTGTAAGTCATGTGGTGAGGTATTGCCCTCTGATGACTGCTTGAAAGAACATTTGAGAATGATGGAGGGTGACCAAGCATTATCTGCTACCAACAGTGAGAAACTTGAATGCAGTGATGATCATGAAAACAATATCTCCTTCGAGTGTGTACAAAAAGGAATTGTGGAACAGACTGCAGAGCTCCCTTCATACGAGGTACCCAGGAAAACCTTCAAAAAATCCTTTAATGACATATGTAACACACATACTGTGAAACAAGCTGAAGAGAAACTCGAAAGATGTAATGACTGTGGAATTTCATGTACAAGCGACCACACTCATGTCCACACTGTGCTAAGTGCAAAGGGACATCACAAATGTGATGTTTGTGGTAAAATGTTTACTCAGTTCTGCAATCTTAAGAAACACAATGTACTACACACTGGAGAGAGACCCCACGAATGCGATGTTTGTGGAAAAGCATTTACTGAAAAGTGCAATCTGAAGCAACATGAATTAATACACACTGGACAGAGACCACACAATTGCAATGTCTGTGGAAAATCATTTACTCAGTCGGGCAGTCTCAAGAACCATATTTTAAAACACACAGGAAAGAGACCACACAAATGCGATGTGTGTGCAAAATCGTTTACTCACAGGGGCAGTCTCAAGAGACATGAATTAATACACACTGGACAGAGACCACACAAATGTGATTTCTGTGGAAAATCATTTACTCAGTCGTGCCATCTCAAGAACCATAATGTAATACACACAGGAAAGAGACCACACAAATGCGATGTGTGTGCAAAATCGTTTACTGACAGGGGCAGTCTCAAGAAACATGAATTAATACACACCGGACAGACACCACACAAATGCGATGTCTGTGGAAAATCATTTACTCAGTCGGGAAATCTCAAGACCCATGTATTAATTCACACTGGACGGAGACcacacagtccaatgtctgtggGAAATCATTTACTCAGTCGAGCAGTCTCATGA
- the LOC124554071 gene encoding zinc finger protein 836-like isoform X2, which produces MDCKGTSWVKKEKNEIYAEPESLFLEDPLKIVTPSLHIKQDLELKQEDGIEHDCLEDNLGISHPNDFIKEDPELNLEVAASIRNASDSLRFIESAGDSCDISYQEALHQGAVNDKLEIYAEKSTDFSVSHNYTKIQTSQEDSLCGTRLSCSIRGKEFHKFNCSFCLQSFPSKYRLIMHIFIHIDGVQAPAFVCKSCGEVLPSDDCLKEHLRMMEGDQALSATNSEKLECSDDHENNISFECVQKGIVEQTAELPSYEVPRKTFKKSFNDICNTHTVKQAEEKLERCNDCGISCTSDHTHVHTVLSAKGHHKCDVCGKMFTQFCNLKKHNVLHTGERPHECDVCGKAFTEKCNLKQHELIHTGQRPHNCNVCGKSFTQSGSLKNHILKHTGKRPHKCDVCAKSFTHRGSLKRHELIHTGQRPHKCDFCGKSFTQSCHLKNHNVIHTGKRPHKCDVCAKSFTDRGSLKKHELIHTGQTPHKCDVCGKSFTQSGNLKTHVLIHTGRRPHSPMSVGNHLLSRAVS; this is translated from the exons tgtctTGAAGATAACTTGGGAATCTCTCATCCAAATGATTTTATCAAGGAGGATCCTGAACTAAATTTGGAG GTGGCAGCCTCAATAAGAAATGCATCTGATAGTTTAAG GTTCATTGAAAGTGCTGGTGACAGCTGTGACATTTCATATCAAGAAGCATTACATCAAGGAGCAGTCAATGACAAGCTGGAGATATATGCAGAGAAGTCAACAGATTTCAGTGTGTCTCACAACTATACCAAAATACAGACTTCACAAGAAGACAGCTTATGTGGCACAAGATTAAGTTGTAGCATCAGGGGAAAGGAATTCCATAAGTTTAACTGTAGTTTCTGCCTACAGAGCTTCCCTTCAAAATACAGACTCATAATGCATATCTTCATCCACATTGATGGTGTGCAGGCACCTGCATTTGTGTGTAAGTCATGTGGTGAGGTATTGCCCTCTGATGACTGCTTGAAAGAACATTTGAGAATGATGGAGGGTGACCAAGCATTATCTGCTACCAACAGTGAGAAACTTGAATGCAGTGATGATCATGAAAACAATATCTCCTTCGAGTGTGTACAAAAAGGAATTGTGGAACAGACTGCAGAGCTCCCTTCATACGAGGTACCCAGGAAAACCTTCAAAAAATCCTTTAATGACATATGTAACACACATACTGTGAAACAAGCTGAAGAGAAACTCGAAAGATGTAATGACTGTGGAATTTCATGTACAAGCGACCACACTCATGTCCACACTGTGCTAAGTGCAAAGGGACATCACAAATGTGATGTTTGTGGTAAAATGTTTACTCAGTTCTGCAATCTTAAGAAACACAATGTACTACACACTGGAGAGAGACCCCACGAATGCGATGTTTGTGGAAAAGCATTTACTGAAAAGTGCAATCTGAAGCAACATGAATTAATACACACTGGACAGAGACCACACAATTGCAATGTCTGTGGAAAATCATTTACTCAGTCGGGCAGTCTCAAGAACCATATTTTAAAACACACAGGAAAGAGACCACACAAATGCGATGTGTGTGCAAAATCGTTTACTCACAGGGGCAGTCTCAAGAGACATGAATTAATACACACTGGACAGAGACCACACAAATGTGATTTCTGTGGAAAATCATTTACTCAGTCGTGCCATCTCAAGAACCATAATGTAATACACACAGGAAAGAGACCACACAAATGCGATGTGTGTGCAAAATCGTTTACTGACAGGGGCAGTCTCAAGAAACATGAATTAATACACACCGGACAGACACCACACAAATGCGATGTCTGTGGAAAATCATTTACTCAGTCGGGAAATCTCAAGACCCATGTATTAATTCACACTGGACGGAGACcacacagtccaatgtctgtggGAAATCATTTACTCAGTCGAGCAGTCTCATGA
- the LOC124554071 gene encoding zinc finger protein 729-like isoform X5, producing the protein MDCKGTSWVKKEKNEIYAEPESLCLEDNLGISHPNDFIKEDPELNLEVAASIRNASDSLRFIESAGDSCDISYQEALHQGAVNDKLEIYAEKSTDFSVSHNYTKIQTSQEDSLCGTRLSCSIRGKEFHKFNCSFCLQSFPSKYRLIMHIFIHIDGVQAPAFVCKSCGEVLPSDDCLKEHLRMMEGDQALSATNSEKLECSDDHENNISFECVQKGIVEQTAELPSYEVPRKTFKKSFNDICNTHTVKQAEEKLERCNDCGISCTSDHTHVHTVLSAKGHHKCDVCGKMFTQFCNLKKHNVLHTGERPHECDVCGKAFTEKCNLKQHELIHTGQRPHNCNVCGKSFTQSGSLKNHILKHTGKRPHKCDVCAKSFTHRGSLKRHELIHTGQRPHKCDFCGKSFTQSCHLKNHNVIHTGKRPHKCDVCAKSFTDRGSLKKHELIHTGQTPHKCDVCGKSFTQSGNLKTHVLIHTGRRPHSPMSVGNHLLSRAVS; encoded by the exons tgtctTGAAGATAACTTGGGAATCTCTCATCCAAATGATTTTATCAAGGAGGATCCTGAACTAAATTTGGAG GTGGCAGCCTCAATAAGAAATGCATCTGATAGTTTAAG GTTCATTGAAAGTGCTGGTGACAGCTGTGACATTTCATATCAAGAAGCATTACATCAAGGAGCAGTCAATGACAAGCTGGAGATATATGCAGAGAAGTCAACAGATTTCAGTGTGTCTCACAACTATACCAAAATACAGACTTCACAAGAAGACAGCTTATGTGGCACAAGATTAAGTTGTAGCATCAGGGGAAAGGAATTCCATAAGTTTAACTGTAGTTTCTGCCTACAGAGCTTCCCTTCAAAATACAGACTCATAATGCATATCTTCATCCACATTGATGGTGTGCAGGCACCTGCATTTGTGTGTAAGTCATGTGGTGAGGTATTGCCCTCTGATGACTGCTTGAAAGAACATTTGAGAATGATGGAGGGTGACCAAGCATTATCTGCTACCAACAGTGAGAAACTTGAATGCAGTGATGATCATGAAAACAATATCTCCTTCGAGTGTGTACAAAAAGGAATTGTGGAACAGACTGCAGAGCTCCCTTCATACGAGGTACCCAGGAAAACCTTCAAAAAATCCTTTAATGACATATGTAACACACATACTGTGAAACAAGCTGAAGAGAAACTCGAAAGATGTAATGACTGTGGAATTTCATGTACAAGCGACCACACTCATGTCCACACTGTGCTAAGTGCAAAGGGACATCACAAATGTGATGTTTGTGGTAAAATGTTTACTCAGTTCTGCAATCTTAAGAAACACAATGTACTACACACTGGAGAGAGACCCCACGAATGCGATGTTTGTGGAAAAGCATTTACTGAAAAGTGCAATCTGAAGCAACATGAATTAATACACACTGGACAGAGACCACACAATTGCAATGTCTGTGGAAAATCATTTACTCAGTCGGGCAGTCTCAAGAACCATATTTTAAAACACACAGGAAAGAGACCACACAAATGCGATGTGTGTGCAAAATCGTTTACTCACAGGGGCAGTCTCAAGAGACATGAATTAATACACACTGGACAGAGACCACACAAATGTGATTTCTGTGGAAAATCATTTACTCAGTCGTGCCATCTCAAGAACCATAATGTAATACACACAGGAAAGAGACCACACAAATGCGATGTGTGTGCAAAATCGTTTACTGACAGGGGCAGTCTCAAGAAACATGAATTAATACACACCGGACAGACACCACACAAATGCGATGTCTGTGGAAAATCATTTACTCAGTCGGGAAATCTCAAGACCCATGTATTAATTCACACTGGACGGAGACcacacagtccaatgtctgtggGAAATCATTTACTCAGTCGAGCAGTCTCATGA
- the LOC124554071 gene encoding zinc finger protein 506-like isoform X4: MDAWWLRRAIMDCKGTSWVKKEKNEIYAEPESLCLEDNLGISHPNDFIKEDPELNLEVAASIRNASDSLRFIESAGDSCDISYQEALHQGAVNDKLEIYAEKSTDFSVSHNYTKIQTSQEDSLCGTRLSCSIRGKEFHKFNCSFCLQSFPSKYRLIMHIFIHIDGVQAPAFVCKSCGEVLPSDDCLKEHLRMMEGDQALSATNSEKLECSDDHENNISFECVQKGIVEQTAELPSYEVPRKTFKKSFNDICNTHTVKQAEEKLERCNDCGISCTSDHTHVHTVLSAKGHHKCDVCGKMFTQFCNLKKHNVLHTGERPHECDVCGKAFTEKCNLKQHELIHTGQRPHNCNVCGKSFTQSGSLKNHILKHTGKRPHKCDVCAKSFTHRGSLKRHELIHTGQRPHKCDFCGKSFTQSCHLKNHNVIHTGKRPHKCDVCAKSFTDRGSLKKHELIHTGQTPHKCDVCGKSFTQSGNLKTHVLIHTGRRPHSPMSVGNHLLSRAVS, translated from the exons tgtctTGAAGATAACTTGGGAATCTCTCATCCAAATGATTTTATCAAGGAGGATCCTGAACTAAATTTGGAG GTGGCAGCCTCAATAAGAAATGCATCTGATAGTTTAAG GTTCATTGAAAGTGCTGGTGACAGCTGTGACATTTCATATCAAGAAGCATTACATCAAGGAGCAGTCAATGACAAGCTGGAGATATATGCAGAGAAGTCAACAGATTTCAGTGTGTCTCACAACTATACCAAAATACAGACTTCACAAGAAGACAGCTTATGTGGCACAAGATTAAGTTGTAGCATCAGGGGAAAGGAATTCCATAAGTTTAACTGTAGTTTCTGCCTACAGAGCTTCCCTTCAAAATACAGACTCATAATGCATATCTTCATCCACATTGATGGTGTGCAGGCACCTGCATTTGTGTGTAAGTCATGTGGTGAGGTATTGCCCTCTGATGACTGCTTGAAAGAACATTTGAGAATGATGGAGGGTGACCAAGCATTATCTGCTACCAACAGTGAGAAACTTGAATGCAGTGATGATCATGAAAACAATATCTCCTTCGAGTGTGTACAAAAAGGAATTGTGGAACAGACTGCAGAGCTCCCTTCATACGAGGTACCCAGGAAAACCTTCAAAAAATCCTTTAATGACATATGTAACACACATACTGTGAAACAAGCTGAAGAGAAACTCGAAAGATGTAATGACTGTGGAATTTCATGTACAAGCGACCACACTCATGTCCACACTGTGCTAAGTGCAAAGGGACATCACAAATGTGATGTTTGTGGTAAAATGTTTACTCAGTTCTGCAATCTTAAGAAACACAATGTACTACACACTGGAGAGAGACCCCACGAATGCGATGTTTGTGGAAAAGCATTTACTGAAAAGTGCAATCTGAAGCAACATGAATTAATACACACTGGACAGAGACCACACAATTGCAATGTCTGTGGAAAATCATTTACTCAGTCGGGCAGTCTCAAGAACCATATTTTAAAACACACAGGAAAGAGACCACACAAATGCGATGTGTGTGCAAAATCGTTTACTCACAGGGGCAGTCTCAAGAGACATGAATTAATACACACTGGACAGAGACCACACAAATGTGATTTCTGTGGAAAATCATTTACTCAGTCGTGCCATCTCAAGAACCATAATGTAATACACACAGGAAAGAGACCACACAAATGCGATGTGTGTGCAAAATCGTTTACTGACAGGGGCAGTCTCAAGAAACATGAATTAATACACACCGGACAGACACCACACAAATGCGATGTCTGTGGAAAATCATTTACTCAGTCGGGAAATCTCAAGACCCATGTATTAATTCACACTGGACGGAGACcacacagtccaatgtctgtggGAAATCATTTACTCAGTCGAGCAGTCTCATGA